The following is a genomic window from Dermacentor variabilis isolate Ectoservices chromosome 11, ASM5094787v1, whole genome shotgun sequence.
CAGAAatggcggcatccagaaatggcgataccctgtgttgaggcgccgaaaaaggcatattgacttcggaatttGTTGGTGAGGGTGcttcaaaaaatatatttaaaaaaaggaaaagagagagggggaacCGAAGCCGGAATAATAAATAGGAGGGTGACGAACGctgaagcgggcgggggcaagtgtgCATGggagaagggggtcgtacagttgatataaacgtaaaaacctgaaagagtacattaaattgagtagtaggcaggaaaaaattttcgaaatggaagactaggtgaggttaagaattaaggtttgTTGGTCGCATAAAGTTTTTTGTCTCTTGATTGACGATATGAGAATTTGAGATTTAagttagcattatgaaacatcgttccagtgcacaattgaacaaggacgagaagagaaagacagcacgaacgccggacttcaactgaattttattcatggaaaacagggctttatgtacacagggggagggagtggggggctgctagtgcgcaggaccactcaaaatttttgagtggtcctgtgcactagcagccccccactccctccccctgtgtacataaagccctgttttccatgaataaaattcagttgaagtccggcgttcgtgctgtctttctcttctcgtcgtttttcaattgtgcgctggaacgatgtttcataatgctaatcataaccaactagctcagctgtccatacttagcagatttaagttaccgcttttaatgattctaagttgccacttgccaaattaattcccgtcgggtgtaggcaaataaacttgtgtatgaggtatgattccgtatatttcctttcacGAGGGGAACGGCCATTTGTTTCTAGTATATAAAGCCTTGCtatgtcaaatatatgaccatgttcattaaagtgggtGGCTACTTCTTTAGGTAAACTGTGTTTTGTGTCCGCACGCTGAttgttgagtcttgtatgaatttgttgtccagtctcacctatgtattttTTGCTACAATCGGCGGactctagacagtagactacgttgcttgatgtgcaggtgaaagccgaagttaccttgtgtgcgtaattcaacGCTGTAccttttactgtagtagtagattgactATGTTTGCATCTAGACCACCTGGGCCGGCCTCATGGAGTGCTTCCTAACTTCCTCTTTGCTTTTAATTTGGCGTGCAAAAAAACATCTTCAAAATTATTGTTAcctctgtaggctactctgggagggtcgggaaaaatcttattaagtttctggttgcttgcgagaattgggtagtatttactgaggatgttattcacgtttgggagtgcatttgagaatttagtagtaagatgATGCGTTGTTGTTCTTCTGATCCTCGGGTgcggcttgaggacctcggctcgatcaagtgtGGTTGCAGCTGTGTAGGCTGCTTGAAAggcactgtttgggtggttcctgtttgatagggcttctttaaggtgatcgagtctatctatgtagtcttggttttcaacgcaaatgcgacgtagtcgtgtggcttggcctttaaagatacCTTGTTTGCCATGCCTGGAATGGTGGCTGCTATATTccaggtactgttgtttgtcgaaaggtttcctatacggcgttgtctttagctccccattgtcaatgtatattgctgtGTCCACAAAGTTTATACGCTCATTTGAGGATTATGATaggaattttattgttgggttaAAGCAGTTTAGAAATGCTaaatatttatctagactgtcttgaccatgtcccaaTATTATGAGCATGttgtctatgtatcgtaggtatgtgttgggcttgtcagtgcagcgcgataggaaatctgtttctagaatacccataaatatgttcgcgtaggttggtgcaaaaagcgtacccatgcttgtacccaAGGGAAATTAGGGATGATGTCTTTTGGTTTCCCGGCACAATAAAGGACATAAGGGCATTCATATCAAAGACAACGGAGGAGCTCCGTGAAGTTATAGGTTATCTTAACATATCCAGACGTAACAACTTCTTGATAAATAGATTACCAGAGACAGAAAAAGACGAATATGCAATCGCTCGATGCGAAATCACAGATTTGAACTCATTCAGATTTGAACTCACTGGGATACCCTTATCAGTCCTTATCGACCTTATCGGAGATAATCCGGCCATTATCAACTATTATCTGTCTTTATCAGCCTTATCAGACTCGCTCCGTACCGTAAGAACCCTTGTGGGTTCTTATCAACGTTATCAGAATTATTCCGATCATTTTAAGCCCTTATCGATTTTAGCATCTTGTACATTCGCGTTAAACCATCATCCACAGTGATGAGACCCATACAACTCCTCATCCCTCTTAAACATCCTTATCAACTACTTAACTGCTTATCGATCAATGTTGCACTACGCGAAGCACATGAGCCCTCGGAGATCGGTGTTgtttcggtcggtgaaggaagACCCCAATGGAAGGGAAGGTGCATTCCGCGGCTACAGAAACGCATCAGGGATGTGCCTGTGTGGCATTCAATTTTCCCAAAGTGGGAAATTTGCTAATTTCTACAATGTTTCATGTCGGCCCTACATGTGGTaatagagatggcttttattccactaTCACCAAATcgttcaacaaagccttcatagaaaatGTTCTTCggcatttgttttgtaccgccggtGCAAGACATTCATATGGTTCATATATTCGTCTTCTGGAAGCATGGGTGTTGAGGCCAATGGGCAAGATACTCGGCTtatgagcgtggggtcgtaggttagAAACTCACCATGACCGACGTTTTTCCATGCGAGTTTATTTAGTTTTAGATGtttatttctttatagcgattggTATTACGTGACAGACGGAGGGGTGGGCTTCGTCGTTGAGTAGGCACATAAAGGCTTGCGAATTTAAAATAAGCCTTTGTGGGCCGTTTAATTCAGATGGACACTACCAATATTTCCGAAGTATAGCGCTGATGACAATAATCGTGTTTAACAATTGTGCCACAAAATATTCTCGGCGGATTTTGGTAGACGGCATCAGAGCTTGACGACTACGACGCTAAGATGATGACCGCGCGGCAACTACGGCAGCATAACAAAGATGGCGGGACGATGATGACATGACAAGGGACTTGATGCGCCTCTCTGCTTGTTTACACCACGAAGGTCTCGCACTGCTCCAACCATTCGCTTTATTATTATGCAGATCGGACTCACTGTAGGAGTCGGTCTTGTCAAAGCTGAGGTGAGCTGGTGAGATGAGACGGTGCCTCCCGACGAGAGATGCACAGCAGACCTCGGCGACGACTAAGCCTCAAAACTTAGGTTACGAGGCAGCACGCGCCCTCACCAAGGACACCTTGGTATcggtgaaaaaaaattggagggcgcttaagcttcgccttcaagagtggaacgcaatagcgttatcgcaccccgttcgcaccgccgactcattcgctcggcatgctgtTGACTCACACAAGGACAAAACCTGCGCCTGAGCAagcagaacgaaccaaagaacttggTTTGTCAGAGGCAGAAACGATCTACGCGGTTAAAACgttgtgatcggcacggacagccgggccgcgacgcaccATGAAGGCGGaggcgatcatggggctgacgcctcgatggtctcgtcctctatctcgcttgggagcaccacgcagacgcgtGGCTCCTCGCCAGCAgtacggcacacatcgcaggggacgttTTCCCACAAGACGCtatacggcgcagcgatcacgtcaaaggcgtcccgcatcggacgctgcccCCATGAATCGAACCGTGAGTCGAAAAAGGCGGGAGAGTgatgcgccacctgtcggggcagcaccgtacattgcgaggaggggatcttctttgtttgccgcaagatggctctgcgtgcgcgccaagcgcagaagaaatgtagcggaagcgTACTTGGCTACGCGTTTAAccgcgacttctgtaatttacaagctcataattaccgatatacaccgcagtataactttgtacggcccgtttctaaggcaacacagcattcactagaggcgcttttgtcccactttgaagcatcgaactcatggctgagtggtaacgtctccATCTCCCACtcaggagaccctggttcgattcccacccagcccatcttgcaagttgttcttatttataaattgccttccgccattattcgctcacggccaacgccgccgaccccaacgacaccggcttttcggtgacaagagctccttaacgctttAGCGTTAAAACGCGGCCGCCTACCAGACAAAAGCGCTGCGAAAGAAGCCTGTAATACTCACAAGTGCGAAGAGAAGTTAAAGGCCAACTAAAAGGAAATCGTGGACCGCTGTAAAAGCTTATAGTATACCATAGCGTACATATAGACGGTCCTCCGTGCAGAATTTGACGCTTGACATACGAGTGGAAGCGCCACAAGGAAATCGCAGTAACAGTACTTCATGATGGCGATAACTTTGTAAACGCCGCCGTTGCCAATCGGAGGACGTTATGCATGAGGTATACCGCACAGCCCGTGCGGCTTCTCGACCTGACCTCCGAGATTAAGCACTCGCGCCTGCGCCTGGCTGGCTGAAAAATCTCGGAGGCCAAGTGTTACACTTTACGTCATCGCCGCTAGCCGCCAGGTGGAAGTGTAGTCTCTTCAGATgctttttagaggctgctcataAAAAAGTATAAAATTACCAGGTTACTGGCATTGCCGGGATCGGGCTTACTGGTATATACTGTGGGTTTTAACAAATTTAGCTAAAGAAAATTACATTGCAGTTGTGCTTCAAGTTGACTTCGCGGAAATATGAAAAAACGAACGTAAATAGGACTATCAAACAAAGTTTATCGACAGTATCTACGGCTGTACATATTCCTGCTAGTACCGCGTGCACAAGAGGGCTTGTTTGCTTTGCGGCTGTCACATGCTGGTCTGATTGAGAGTCTTGCGACTTACAATGCTTAAATTGATCTATGGAGAAGAATATAAAGTCGGTATGCGGGTGTTAACCGAGGCTTAGCCCGTTTGGCTACCCACTCGTATATGTGATTATACATGTCTCTATGTGTGTTATTAGTAGTACGCTCTCCACATTGCTAAGAAAAGTTGACCTTGTGAAACATTGCTTTTAAAAAAAGGCCTGGCGATTGAATTACGGAGGTACATTGAGCTGTTCTAGAAAAACGGCCTGGAGGGCAGTGTCCGAAATTCCTGGACATCAGTTTTGCGTTGTACCCTCCGCAACATGAATGCGTACAAACTTGGCCAACTTTCAATATTATTACATACCACTTTCCACAATAATTTAGATTGAGCTGATTTATGCGAATGATTCAAGTATTTGAGAATGCCAAATCGGACAGATGTTTTTTTCGAGTGCGCACACCCTTCAGTCAAGCATTCACTGTGCTTCTAGGAACGCCGTTTTCCGTGTTGATACTGCTTTTATGGTTACCGTTGGTTTGGCACCCCTTCTGAAGTGTAGACCATGGAAACAAAGCTGCGAACATCGCCTTAGCAACACTTTCTTGTTGTATGTTAATGTGTTTTTCTCAAGCACAGCAaaattgcgcttcgtccgtctgcatcattgtttcattcttcgtcatctTTTTGCCAGTGTAAAAGTCGGTGCTACACAATCTTGGGCGCTTTCTTTGACGACATGCAATAGAAATTTCATTTCTTAACGACTCTCAGGAACACATATTCGCTGGCACAATGCAGATTTCCTTGTCAATTGCGCATGGATATTCAGTAGGCAACTGAAGAGTTGAAATTATCTAAGATTTCTGTGTCTACCAAAAGTTATCGCGGGAAATTCCGCCAGCCGCTTGTACGCATAATGAACAATGCTATTGAATGCCAAGTACAGCAGTGCGTGATTTCAATCATTATAgcactttatttcattttttgctATTCACACGCTTCAAATAGAACATGAATTTTTCTTGAGATTCCTGGTAGGCAGAATTTTCCAGAAATCTTTGAAATAGACGTCGCCATCGTGATAGATGTAAACTCAACGCTCTTCGTTCGATGTTGGCAGAGGCGATGTTGTTGCGCGACGCTTGTGCCCGATATCCAATTGAACAGTGCGCTGGCGTGTCATGCGAACAAACGGATGAGTTACGTTCctgaaagggagaaaaaagagaaagctgtCTCGTGAATTACGAGGGAAATTCTTCGTAGGCAATTTCATGCGCTTTCTTTACACGGCACATTCAATGTTTCAGAGGACGAAATGTCCGTTACAGCTGCCGAAAATAGAAAGTGTGTGGTTTTCCTTTACCGTGTCATTCTTACTTGCAAAGACGCACAACTACGACCTCGGAGGCCCCGGCTCTCAGTCGAGCCTCGGGCATGGCCGCCGTGAAGCCACAGCGTTAACAGCGCAGTCGGCTGCCTCACGACGACACCGCTCTACACGACGCGGCCCACTCGCAAACTCGTCGGCAGTGCAACGTCAAGCGTAGAATTGAAGAAGGTCCTTTCTTCGTTCGTAAGTTAACCATTTGCCATGGCCGCTCGCTTTCGCTAACGACATGCCCAACACTACGATTGGCTGGTGTCACCTCTTACGGACAGTCGGAGtcgaaaacatattttttttgtattaataCTGGTCCAAATTCTTCGCGTTGGGCGAAGAATCCGAACCTGTCAATGTACGGCACTGACTATACCCGGGATCTGCCGCAAACGACAGAAGAAAAAGCACCAATATTCTGGTGCACCTTCGGAGATTGACGCAAAACGCAAACGAATATTGAATCGCGGGTGCAGCACATATTTCCCGACCCGCCGCGGCAGCTTAGTGCCCATGGCATTGCGCCTCTGAGGAAAAGATCGCCGTTTAGATTCCCCTGCGCCGCGTCCGCATTTCTACCAGCACTGTTTGCCAAAAAACGAGTATGTAATGTACTCAACCATTGAAACATTGTACTCAGACCCGACGGCGGCCTCCTCTGGTTTACCGGTGAGCGTTGGGTGATTACCAATGTGCCCAATCCATGTCGCAATCCATCACCTGCACTCTTGCTTCTATGTAATACAAAGAACTGTGCCAGCTCGGCGGCTCCAAGTATCGCATTTGAATCACTCAGCGCTGTACGTATGTTGTTGTGGAcgttaaaaaactccaggtggtcgaaataaatCCTGAGTATACCACCGCGTCGAGTCTCGTAATCAGAGCTTGGCTTCGCAGCTGAAAATAGCAGAATCGATTCCTTTTGACACACTTTGCACGACCGCAAAGTACGGCGGCAGCAGCGGGCAACCGAAGAACGTTGAACCGTAAAAAAGCGAAGGTGCACCACTACGCATTATCATCGGCGAGAACCGGAAGGGTtgcgaaggaggaggagaagactTCGCCACCGGCAAGGTATTGAAATGTGCGGCGGCCACGTACAAGTAATTGAAAGGCCTGCAGCTTTTTATGCCACCCTTTtgcaaatgcgaaggttgtggcatcgtatccccccctccccctgcggcaagttttttcacccactttcattttcattaagttATCGTTTCTCTATGTAATTTTCTTgagcacatgtaatttcccctatgttgtccttcgagtcactgtttcttggcttcttatgataggactaaCAAAAATCGGCCCCCcctgttaaccccctttcttcgcgtctatatatatatatatatacacacatatatatatatatatatatatatatatatatatatatatatatatatatatatatatatatatatatatatatatatatatatatatatatagtgtattaTCATTTCAGAATATATTTTTGTTATAAGAATGTTTATTGTCTAACGTTGAATGCGATTATACAATAGGCATACGACAGGGTATCTTAATTTTAGAGCCTACTTTGTAATCTCCGATCTCCAAAGCTATTACCTCTAACAGTCAGTAATTTTCCTTAGAAGTTCCAATATTTTCCTAAGCTAAGAAAACTGTGGAACATGACGCCGCAGGGTTCTCGTGAATGGGACCGCAGTTATATTCTCGAAGACGACCCCTGCGGAAAAATGAAGTCATCACCTTGGCTCATTGTGCTTCGTCGAAGCCTCAGGCGTGGTGGCGTCCGTGGAGCCCTTGGACGACGTCTCGACCGAGGTGAAGATGCGGACGCAGGCGCCCTTGACCACGTGCACATCCTCGCCTTGGCACGTGCACACGCCATCGAGACACTCGCCATCCTCATCGCATGGACGGGTTGCGCTGCAGCTGTCACCCACTTGGCCAGACTTGGTCACTGACGCAGAAGTTGTTCCTGCAGATACAGTGACAGAAAATAATTACAATTCAGCCTTACCTATTGGTAGTTATCAACGGTAATCAAAACAATCAGGTGGCAGAGCTGATGTCTACGATTGCTATTAAACAAGGAAGGAACAAGgaaggaaaaggaaggaaaaggaaaaaaaaggaaggcaagtGTAACGTCAAGAAGCAGGTACCATGCGGTATGAAATAaagagccagcaagcgtagatgCTATTCCACTTGTTATTATGAGAAACGAGTTCATCAGAACAGGTCACGTAACGCGAAAATCAAAGAATAATCAGTCAGTCATAAAACGCCCACCCAGGATCAGAAAGAGAAGACGATGACGGCAAGTATCCAGGTGATTTGATGAGCTCAGGAAGTTGTAGGCACAAGGCGGAGACAGCTGTGCCCAAAAAGGCGTACTTGGGGTAGCTAAGAGAGGCCTCCATCTTGAAGGGGACCAAAAAGTTCACTGATGCTGCTCTTAATGACTAATAATCGTCAAGAGGGAGTGTCTTCCCGATCACGTCATTTATTCAAGGAAACAGCAGATGGTTTCGCTCACTTTTTTCGTTCACTTTTTCCTCTCACGCGCCCTAGCTTTAATGTCTGCTGCCATCATGCGCAACTGTCAGGTGCACACTGAGGAGGGGAAGTTCTATGGTGGAATGAAGTCATGCAGGACTTCAAGGCAAGTGACACTTTCTCGACTCCATGGTATGTAAGCACGAAAAGGGAACAgcttaattaattcattcatttacaGTGCCCGCGAAAACGCTCAGTTGAGTGCATTGCATAGGAGGGTAGGTGGCGGTAGAGAATTAAAAATAGTTACAGGTGATTGGCCACAATACCTATAAGACAAAATACGCAACGAAACTATGTAGGCGCAGTACAGCTACTAAGAAACAATAGGCGTAACAATAAAAGCCTAACAAACCGGTCAAAATTGAATGACAAAGATTAATAACCTCATTGAATGTACAATATTATTTGAAGTATTCGATAGCAACTAGCACCAAACAAAGAACATGTACGTCTCCAACAAACTGATGATCAGCAAGTGGTCTGAAGTTACGTATAAGCTAAAATTCTAATTCGGGATGGATTGTAACTACGGGACCCTGAAGCTGAATTGATCATCACTAACACTTACTGGTACTGTGGGTGTAACGAGAGGCATTATTTCATGCAGAATTACCttgccatgcgcgtgtgctaagcTAGGCTGACCGCGTAGCAGAAAAGTTTGTGAGTCAACGGTGGCTACTGGGTTTTCGTCTCCTCTGCCTGCACGGTAGGAAATGAAGCGCATACAGATATTGTTTACCATTGTCTTCGCCTCAAGGCACCCTACTGAAATTCTCACAGCAACGTTTGTCCGGTTGCATTCTTTCGCTCGCAACGTCAAATTGAATAGCAGCAGTGAAGGCTCATGTTCACATGAGCCATCCTTCCTTCCTGACAATCTCCTTTCCATATTACTGGCGCAGGGCGATCAGCTTCGACAGCTGCGCTAGGGCGATGTGTGGCATATTGGTTTGACTAAACTCGCGTACCGATAAACATGCAAAATTTCGATTGGGGTTATTCCAAAATGAATACTGCCAAAATTGAGGAACTTAACAGGTCTTTCATTAGGCTCGCGCTAGTTTTTAATGTTCACCGAACACCACGTGCACTTCACCAACAATGGTGCATAAAATCGCAGCATTAAAACCGGCAACCTACGCTGCATTTCTATATTCTGATTTAGAAACAGGCACATGCGACGTTTGATAATGTGTCGAACTCTCCGATTTCTTTCTGGAAAATGGTATTTGTTTGTCTCAGCTTTCGTCTATGTTCAGGTGCTTCTCAGGAACTGTTACGAGGCATGATTTCACCTGCGCCTGTATTTTTGGGCGAAATT
Proteins encoded in this region:
- the LOC142563121 gene encoding uncharacterized protein LOC142563121; its protein translation is MRTSSDSDSRNLRQPHDATKGAANRTGWWMTFLMWTVVLGLVVFAFVYVCVLYYATPRERIIVRPRKDHKQRDVPHRTTSASVTKSGQVGDSCSATRPCDEDGECLDGVCTCQGEDVHVVKGACVRIFTSVETSSKGSTDATTPEASTKHNEPRNVTHPFVRMTRQRTVQLDIGHKRRATTSPLPTSNEER